A segment of the Salvelinus sp. IW2-2015 linkage group LG6.2, ASM291031v2, whole genome shotgun sequence genome:
tacacctgttgtattcggcgcacgtgacaaataaacttggatttgatttgatttgactgtagaTACATAcgttgaagttgaaagtttacatacaccttagccaaatacatttattctcagattttcacaattcctgacatttaatcctagtaaaaattccctgacttatgtcagttaggatcaccactttattttaagattgtgaaatgccagaataatagtagagaaatgtatttatttcagcttttatttatttcattacattcccagtgggtcagaagtttacatacactcaattagtattttgaagcattgcctttaaattgtttaacttgggtcaaacgtttcgggtagccttccacaagcttcccacaataagttgggtgaattttggcccattcctcctgacagagctggtgtaactgactcaggtttgtgggcctccttgcttgcacacgctttttcagttctgcccacaaattttctataggattgaggtcaggacattgtgatggccactccaataccttgactttgttgtctttaagccattttgacacaactttggaagtatgcttggggtcattgtccatttggaagacccatttgcgaScaagctttaacttcctgactgatgtcttgagatgttacttcgatatatccacataattgtcttacctcatgatgccatctattttgtgaagtgcaccagtccctcctgcagcaaagcacccccacaacatgatgctgccacccccgtgcttcacggttgggatggtgttcttcggcttgcaagcctccccctttttcctccaaacataacaatggtcattatggccaaacatttctgtttcatcagaccagaggacatttctccaaaaagtacaatctttgtccccatgtgcagttgcaaactgtagtctagcttttttatggtggttttggagcagtggcttcttccttgctgagtggcctttcaggttatgtcgataaaggtctcgtttactgtggatatagatacttttgtaccagtttcctccagcatcttcacaaggtcctttgctgttgttctgggattgatttgcacttttcgcaccaaagtacattcatctctaggagatggaacgcgtctccttcctgagcggtatgatggctgcgtggtcccatggtgtttatacttgSgtactattgtttgtacagatgaacgtggtaccttcagacgtttggaaattgctcccaaggatgaaccagacttgtggaggtttccaatttcttttctgaggtcttgtctgatttatttagattttcccatgatgtcaagcaaagaggcactgagtttgaaggtaggccttgaaaaacatccacagatacacctccaattgactcaaattaggtcaattagcatatcagaagcttctaaagccatgacataattttctgaaattttccaagctgtttaaatgcacagtcaacttagtgtatgtaaacctctgacccactagaattgtgattcagtgaattataagtgaaataatctgtctgtcaacaattgttggaaaaattacttgtgtcatgcacaaagtaaatgtcctaaccgacttggcaaaactatagtttgttaacaagaaatttgagtggttgaaaaacaagttttaatgactccaacctaagtgtatgtaaacttccgacttcaactgtataaatagatacatatatataattagatacatatatatataaatagataCATATTGTATAAAtagatacatactgtatagattagacagacagacagacagacagacagacatatgttATGATAcagtatggatggatggatggaatagacaccgcacgcacgcacgcacacacacacacacacacacacacacacacacacacacacacacacacacacacacacacatgcccctaTTTTCCTCACTCTCACCTGTTCTTTGAGGAGGAGGAGTATGCGGTCAAACATCTGGTTGCCGTCGAGGGAGGTGGCTGCTATGTAGAGGAAAAGGCCGTAGAGGACAGGCTTGGGGATCCATTGCAGAGGGATGGGTAACAAGAACACTGACAGGCCGATCAGGATGTTAGCCGTCAGAGCCGTGATCCGCGTCTCCTTCACATTGACAATGCTTTAAAccgacagaaacagaaacaggcaTTCTTGAAGAGAGAGCCTCTTGTTTAGTCTCATTAGAAACACCCACCAGCAATCTTGTTTCAAGGGTCATTGAACAACAGATTCCAAATAGAATCTTGGAGATTGCACAGACTACaggaataaaaatgttaaatgaaCAATCTTCATTAAAGTAGGCTGAAGTTGGCTTCATATGGGACTGTTCAACCGTCCTTGTAAGTAACTgcttcaaaaataaataaatacatgttcacAACAAGTTATGCAGAAAACTGCCTCTAAATCTTTGCTCAAGCTGCCCTCACTCACGTTTCATAGAGGTGTCCCCCCTCCACGTGCAGCTCCACCTTGGCCAGCTGACGTGCGTGCAGGGAGGAGTGTGGGAATGCGGCGTGCATCCACGGCAAACCCAGACACGACATGAGGATGTTGATGAAGCCGGTCAGCATCAGGTCCCAGTGGAATGCAGTTCCCTTCAACAACCTGCAACATTATCACATAGACACAGAACACTTTGGCATTATACAATTCAGACATACATGGACTAATCGTGGACCATGGATGACATCGCGTTGGATAGGCTACCAACATACTGGCTGGATAGGCTACCAACGTGTTGGTTGAGCTGGTCAAagccagtgcttaatttgtaaatcgggaggtgccggaacaaaaagtgagcgcTAGAGTGGGGCACCgaaaagcattgcatgcatatcatgatatttgcgtagtggcatagagcagtagagtagaggtaaTTACAGAAGTAGCACACATGGGAGCCTAGGCCTTAGTGGCCTAGGGTCCGGGGCATATTGGGCCTTTAAAAAACgcatgtcatgcaattctacctCATTTTACATGAATGTAGACTTTGGCATAATCTTTttatggaaatctcagacttccgacTTTAGTGTGTTCAAGAACTGGGTAATGGGGGAATTTAACACGGAATTCCAAGTGGGAACTCTTGAGTTAAAAGCACCATAATACCCCACAAATTATGGAAatggcaggctactttgacactgacaaactgagtaTCTGAGATCAATGAAAATGACCTTGTtttgaatccatcaatagtctAGGCCCGTGTTTGTGGACGCATATTGTAGGCTTCAATATGAGGGGGAAAttagtcctaaaaatgctttccagtttcactgactctccCAATGAATCGCAGCTCACTCACTGGTGATGGCATAATGCACTCATGCCAAAagcttctctctcttgttttactttgtaagtTTATCAAATATTTGGTTAGCCTACAGCTGACAAATTAGAGTATTCTCCTTTCAGCGTTagacatttgctttccaacctgtgttttccatGATTGTAgactatttgaaatattgcgaaaggccagttttgtctgcatgctgtttgttcactgacagatttgttgCACGTTCCCTACTGTAAGCTATGCCTCATTGGGCTACACtccacagctaggctattttTTAAATAAGCAATTTATCCTCTGTggcaaatattttgtctttctcaTGGTATAGTAGGCTATTCTGTATTATTTCATTTCTTTCGGAACacacagcagtaactctataactTTGGAAAATGTACTTCAATTTATCAGGCGTGCTGAAGCTCCTCCAGAACCCTTCGCGCGGCTCTAGAATTAACGAAGAGGCAACTCGAATGAACTTTGATCGCGTTTGTTagaatttttacattgcaaaaagtgACAATTTTTCATGCCACGAGAGGTACCGAATCCgcctcaaattaagcactggttaAAGCCTTACGACAAAGTCATATTTAATGAAAACCAAATACAATACACAGAATAATAGAGTAGCGTTATAGAGTATACTATACAGTTGAGTGTGTTGAAAAAATGCATGTGCTGTGCTACAGCAAAAGTACATCATTGTGACAAACTCTCTTGCAGGTTTGTTTGCAATCATCAAACGATAATGTAATGATTCTGCATTATTCTCCTGGCGGTGCAGTTATGTCCACTTTGCAACACACGTTCTTTACCTAGAgtataaagtaaaaaatatataagatcCTACTTGGCTTCGGGGACGTGGGTGAGTGATATGACAATATTCTGGTCGATGAAGATGAGCAGCGCCAGGAGGAAGCCTAAGCCTACAGCGCTCAGACAGTTCATGCCCGTCAGCTTGTCAAACTGGGCCAGCCTGAAGATCTTCCCGTTGTGGAAGTTGAACACAGGAACTGTTTTGAAATGTTGGGAACAGTTTAGAAATGTGGCATGATTTGTCTTGTGGCATTTATATAGTCTTTTTCAAGGCTTGCTTGAAACATTTTGATCAATgacaaattggccattttaaaacAGACAATTCCCTTTTCTGAACAATAATGTGTACTACTCACGCTCTACATCAAGGAAAAGGAAGGAACCAATGAAGGAGAATATAACGACAGCGATGGGTAAGGCACAGTCAGACACCACCTCTCTCACTTTGGCATGCAGATAAGGACTGTGGGAAGAAAACCAAGCCACATAGCAGTATGTCAACTATGCATTGGGCACAGAATAACATTTTGCTACTCTAAATTATATAAATTGAATTTAGCAGTAGACGGTTCGACAATGaagtgttagtgctgggctggaacaaaaacaacCAGCAGACTGGAGTTGGAGACCCCTGAGATAAAGTGTGTCCTTTAGCCACCATTGATCTGACAGTGGTCAGCCTGGCAGTGGTCAGCCCGGCAGCGGTCAGCCCGCATATTAGTGCAACTTGATCTGAACTTACCTCCTCCTCAGCTGGTAGAGGGCATACCCCAACCACAGAGTCCCCAGCATGAGCAGGAGACAGAGGATAGGCCTCTCCCTGGTACACAGGACCAGAGACTCGGGCAGAAACACATGCGTGTCATGCTTCACCACAGGGGCCCCATGGCTGGTCCCATTCCCCAGCCTCTCTGTTGCATTTGCAGCCTTCTCCATTAACTCCTTGATCTCTAGAAGCACCCGCGTGCTGTTATTGGTTGCCAGCGTGGGCCCGTGGTAGAAGTAATTAAAGACtatagggagagaaagaaaggggtaGAAGGGATAGGGATAAGGGCAGGGAAAGAAAGAGTTAATCGGGCAGCCCAAGGATAAGGGACAGACCGCAACATATGTATACGCTCGTCTGCCACTTCCTCAGCCACTGACTTGTGCTTAACTCAAGGGCGTCCTCCGGAACACATGTCAGTTCCCTTCAGAGCCTGCCCGGGGGGAATGGTTTGATTGCATGCTTCGCTCGCCTCTTAAAGACTGATGGATATATGCTGGGTACATTTACTGTGCAGATGACGGGCAGCCCGCTTAGATTCCTCTACATTTACACCAAGACGGATTTTCCCGGCGGGCGGAACACCTgaatatgttgtgtaaatgtaaGCCCCCCATCCCCAGACTCACCTTTGACAGTGCCTTTCACCGAGTCCCCAACAAAGGCTATTGAAATGAACAGGGCTATGATTTCCTCTGATGAGCTGTAAGGAAAGGGTATAAAAGAAACACAGAGTATACCCCTTTATCTGAACAGAATAAACCACAGACCAAGACATAACAAACCAAGGCAAAGTCACACACTGATTACAAGTGAGTACCTTCAATGAAATGGGATGTTTATGGGAAAAAATGAAGTCAAAACAGACAGGAATGTCACATGTTTAGTGGGTTCAGTAGTCATGCTGTCAAGGTCCTTTCCTAACTATAAAGTTGAGCCTAACAGAGCTGAGCCAAGCTGTACTGCAATGGCCTGAACTGGTCTGGTTATACATCCAGCAGAAGTCTTATTCACTGAATGGCTGTTTGTCCACTGACCGTTTGAAGAGCTTCATGAACAGACTGACATTCAAAAGTGCTCCCAGGATGAGAAAGAAGCTGTTCCACAGGCCAATGCAGGCATAGAAGGCAGGGAAGTCCAAATCGTAGTCATCACAGATTCCCCGGATCACTACGAACATATAAAATATCAGACAATTAATTCAAGTCTACAGGATATTGATGTAGTATTTATGTTGTCCAGATGTTTAGTAGACATACCGCTAATAAAGATGGCCAGGGGTGCAGTAGTCAGTGGGATAACCAAAGGAGCACCAGCAAACAGAGCGTAGATCACTCCTCCGATGCTCTGGCCAACGATGACTTTCCGGACATCTATCAAGAACAGACCATTATAATGTTAGTGTAGGCAAAGATACAGATACAGTGAGTGACTATATACATTTTCAGGattcaatcaacagaaaatataatttatttgaatttaattgaaagcTGAATTATTCAAACATTTCAGTCAGGGTCATTCAGGCTTTGACAGATGGACAGGCACAAGACAGGGGGATAGAGAGACATCCAAATGATTGTACCTATCTCTCCCCGCGTGCTCTCATCGTTCAGCGAACCAAAGGCGATGTTAGGAAGTAGAATTGCAATGTACAGGAAGATGGCGGTGGTGGTGTACTTCAGCCAGGAGCGGTCTTTGCCGTACATACCTGTATGGACCAACAGGTGAGCCGTTTATAACTTTGCCAACCAAACAGAAAGCAGTTTACAACTCTGCCAACCAACCAAAGAGCAGTTTACAACTCAGCCAACTGTGAATACAGGTACAATCTTGGATATGAACTAGCTGTGATAATCGTAATGACAACAGCAATTGTAAGGTGAAAGATTGAGCTTTTTTCACAAGTTTAGGCTATGTGATGTGTTAAATATGATTTTAAAAACGGTGTATGTCATATTGAAGTCAATTATCAAAAATAATCCATGACCGGTCTAAATAGAGGGGCCGTAACGGCAAAGTATCTTTTAAAATGTAGTGACAGGAGGAAGGCTAAGCTTAAAAGTTATACCGTCTGTGAAGTCGGAGGGATAGAGTGGTAGTCGCCGACGAAGATCCTCATAGATACCTTGGCCAACTTTAAAGAAATCTGCACACTGTGGAGAAACAAACGTTTTATTGATTGGTTGAACTATCCTGTACTATTATGTGGTCTGTAGGTCTACTGCAAAGCACGTGGTCCTTTAGGGATAATAAAGTCTCTATATACAGTAATACAAGACACTAAACCAGACGGGCCTGAAACCACAACATCCACCACAGTTGTGTTTGTTAAGGCACACAGAAAGAAAAGCCCTCTGGAATAAGTATTTGACCTGGATTATTGTGGATGCGTTGGTTGGTTATTCAAAATAATTTTTACTAAGGTACTTCAAGCGCAACTTTTCTTTAACCGGGCAGGCATTTCTGTGTTGCGTCTCTACACACTAAGCCCAGAAATTTCCCCTTGATTTAAGAAGGCTACATAATGAAGTACTTTGTCGTTACAAGAGCCTAGATGCAGTCTGCTGCCAGGGAAATGCAACAGTTTGGCATACAGCTGAATGTGCAGTCCAGCTGCTTACCATTCCTGAGGACTTGATGATAGAGGGGGGAAAGGGATAAAAAAAATTGGCTGAAGTATTACTACATAGTGGAGCGACTCTTTATATGTCTGGATAAAGGAAAACCTGAGGGTGGTCCATCTCCACATGGGGGAAATCTCATAAGGGGACCACACCACTAACAGGGAAAATACTTTTATCATGCCGCTTTAAAGGAATAGTTActcaaagtaaaagtaaagtaatgCTCTTTATTTTATTTGCGTTTTAGCTTATTTTCAATTTACAGTGTTTCATCCAAACCAAATTTGGTTATTTACATCCAGAATCTTTTGAATGAAACAACCACACCCTATGTCGAAAATAAGCTTGAAAAACAGTGAACCATCCCTTTAACTAGCAGGtacagtgacttcggaaagtattcagaccccttgactttttccacattttgttacgttacagccttattctaaaatggattaaaaatacaaaaaatactcagcaatctacacacaataccccataatgacgaagcaaaaacaggtttttagaaatgtttgcaaatgtattaaaataaaaacagaaataccttatttacataagtattcagaccctttgctatgagactcaaaattttgctcaggtgcatcctgtttccattgatcatccttgagatgtt
Coding sequences within it:
- the slc4a11 gene encoding solute carrier family 4 member 11 isoform X1; amino-acid sequence: MKTEKEPGVANSVLEEAPSSGRSKNGYVFQEMELRDVEREECVEGKVGNHDNTPKDHYDTKIQTGISVPDDSGDDPGVGLLNTSRKYVKPMNFQEEVRGHRDLDGFLAQASILLDDKATTLDEVLRCMLTHVTEDGHGSCDMDEVMNTVFTDTGGDEDNVQLLSETIQGVTASATGVRYQQSWLCVLCNVKSLQRRHVCIARLERPQNWGANCCEARYVILILSPPRTKSTKTAIELGRTFATMFSDISFRQKLLDAKTQEEFKQELVHQRHHLSTVNEKPATEKQMIHAETDPRSKKTLKCADFFKVGQGIYEDLRRRLPLYPSDFTDGMYGKDRSWLKYTTTAIFLYIAILLPNIAFGSLNDESTRGEIDVRKVIVGQSIGGVIYALFAGAPLVIPLTTAPLAIFISVIRGICDDYDLDFPAFYACIGLWNSFFLILGALLNVSLFMKLFKRSSEEIIALFISIAFVGDSVKGTVKVFNYFYHGPTLATNNSTRVLLEIKELMEKAANATERLGNGTSHGAPVVKHDTHVFLPESLVLCTRERPILCLLLMLGTLWLGYALYQLRRSPYLHAKVREVVSDCALPIAVVIFSFIGSFLFLDVELPVFNFHNGKIFRLAQFDKLTGMNCLSAVGLGFLLALLIFIDQNIVISLTHVPEAKLLKGTAFHWDLMLTGFINILMSCLGLPWMHAAFPHSSLHARQLAKVELHVEGGHLYETIVNVKETRITALTANILIGLSVFLLPIPLQWIPKPVLYGLFLYIAATSLDGNQMFDRILLLLKEQTSYPPTHYIRRVPQKKVHFFTALQILQLIILCAFGMYPLPYIKMIFPFLMILLIPIRTNLLPRVIEAKYLDIMDSQHM
- the slc4a11 gene encoding solute carrier family 4 member 11 isoform X2; this encodes MEAIKVLHFVPSEAPSSGRSKNGYVFQEMELRDVEREECVEGKVGNHDNTPKDHYDTKIQTGISVPDDSGDDPGVGLLNTSRKYVKPMNFQEEVRGHRDLDGFLAQASILLDDKATTLDEVLRCMLTHVTEDGHGSCDMDEVMNTVFTDTGGDEDNVQLLSETIQGVTASATGVRYQQSWLCVLCNVKSLQRRHVCIARLERPQNWGANCCEARYVILILSPPRTKSTKTAIELGRTFATMFSDISFRQKLLDAKTQEEFKQELVHQRHHLSTVNEKPATEKQMIHAETDPRSKKTLKCADFFKVGQGIYEDLRRRLPLYPSDFTDGMYGKDRSWLKYTTTAIFLYIAILLPNIAFGSLNDESTRGEIDVRKVIVGQSIGGVIYALFAGAPLVIPLTTAPLAIFISVIRGICDDYDLDFPAFYACIGLWNSFFLILGALLNVSLFMKLFKRSSEEIIALFISIAFVGDSVKGTVKVFNYFYHGPTLATNNSTRVLLEIKELMEKAANATERLGNGTSHGAPVVKHDTHVFLPESLVLCTRERPILCLLLMLGTLWLGYALYQLRRSPYLHAKVREVVSDCALPIAVVIFSFIGSFLFLDVELPVFNFHNGKIFRLAQFDKLTGMNCLSAVGLGFLLALLIFIDQNIVISLTHVPEAKLLKGTAFHWDLMLTGFINILMSCLGLPWMHAAFPHSSLHARQLAKVELHVEGGHLYETIVNVKETRITALTANILIGLSVFLLPIPLQWIPKPVLYGLFLYIAATSLDGNQMFDRILLLLKEQTSYPPTHYIRRVPQKKVHFFTALQILQLIILCAFGMYPLPYIKMIFPFLMILLIPIRTNLLPRVIEAKYLDIMDSQHM